One region of Drosophila kikkawai strain 14028-0561.14 chromosome 2R, DkikHiC1v2, whole genome shotgun sequence genomic DNA includes:
- the LOC108072269 gene encoding protein Rae1-like — protein MSQDIEVCEPPTDSISALEFGPFKSGWSSRLAAASWDNSVRVWEVQTETGGAAPRCLHMMDSTVLDAVWSSEGSQLYMGDVTGKVQALDVATNTLTKIGNHQAGVQCCNLMLSQVLMTASWDKTAKFWDPRCDSSIAEVNLPGRAYASDALNTVAVVACSDKKLLTIFIEGGHKEVRQWDCPSIGATNSQVRAVAITKGSTAQQPVGWFLAKTDGRVIMQPVQPHVHDTWSFECHRKKHTTGSHYDLYAVNDIKMNHEQKTLATVGSDGSYEFWDCTKRSRMMQSSSQDSESITKCSLSGDGRVFAYAVGYDWSKGHEYYDPAKKPKIYMRSVVEDMKSKS, from the exons ATGTCACAGGATATTGAGGTATGCGAGCCGCCCACCGATTCCATATCGGCGCTGGAGTTTGGGCCGTTCAAAAGCGGCTGGAGCAGCAGGCTGGCCGCCGCCAGTTGGGATAACTCGGTAAGGGTATGGGAAGTGCAGACAGAGACGGGTGGCGCTGCTCCGCGATGCCTGCACATGATGGACTCAACTGTCCTTGATGCGGTCTGGAGCTCGGAGGGCAGCCAGCTGTACATGGGCGATGTCACCGGCAAAGTGCAAGCTTTGGATGTGGCCACCAATACCTTGACCAAGATCGGCAACCATCAGGCGGGCGTGCAGTGCTGCAACCTGATGCTTTCGCAGGTCCTGATGACCGCCTCCTGGGATAAGACCGCTAAG TTTTGGGATCCGCGCTGCGATTCGTCCATCGCCGAAGTGAATCTTCCGGGTAGGGCATATGCCTCCGATGCTCTGAACACAGTGGCCGTGGTGGCCTGTTCCGACAAGAAACTGCTGACCATTTTCATCGAGGGAGGCCACAAGGAGGTGCGGCAATGGGACTGTCCATCCATTGGGGCCACCAATAGCCAGGTGCGAGCCGTGGCCATAACCAAAGGCTCAACAGCTCAGCAGCCAGTTGGCTGGTTTCTGGCCAAGACCGATGGCCGGGTGATTATGCAGCCAGTGCAGCCCCATGTCCACGACACGTGGTCCTTCGAGTGTCATCGCAAGAAGCACACTACCGGTAGTCACTACGATCTCTATGCGGTAAATGACATTAAAATGAACCACGAACAGAAGACCCTGGCCACGGTGGGCTCCGATGGCAGCTATGAGTTCTGGGACTGTACAAAGCGCTCACGAATGATGCAGAGCAGCAGCCAGGATTCGGAGTCCATTACCAAGTGCTCGCTCAGCGGCGATGGCCGAGTGTTTGCCTATGCCGTGGGCTACGACTGGTCCAAGGGACACGAGTACTATGATCCCGCCAAGAAGCCAAAGATATATATGCGATCGGTGGTGGAGGATATGAAGTCCAAGTCTTGa